One genomic region from Bacillus sp. SLBN-46 encodes:
- a CDS encoding sulfite exporter TauE/SafE family protein gives MEWIVLVIVGLIASSLGSLIGMGGGIIVVPALLYLATLPEFSHLTPQVVVGTSLFTMIFTGLSSTLAYMKIKTVDYKSGFIFLIGSGPGSILGAWITEKLDLHSFNLYFGLFIIFVSFVLLVKDKLKPIPFRKDKGVVRQFTDNIGRNFEYGFSPIIAVLISFVVGFLSGIFGIGGGSLMVPTMIILFFFPPHVAVATSMFMILPTAILSSITHIALGNVNWLYALALVPGAWMGAKVGVLLNTKLKSKTIVWIIRIILIIVGIRLIYQGIG, from the coding sequence ATGGAATGGATTGTTTTAGTTATAGTTGGGCTGATTGCAAGCTCTTTAGGGTCACTCATTGGTATGGGAGGGGGAATTATCGTTGTTCCTGCTTTACTATACTTAGCCACACTGCCTGAATTCAGTCACCTCACCCCGCAGGTTGTGGTTGGCACCTCCCTTTTTACAATGATTTTTACGGGTCTTTCATCCACACTTGCCTATATGAAAATTAAGACCGTGGATTATAAGAGTGGATTCATTTTCCTTATTGGAAGTGGTCCAGGTAGTATTTTAGGTGCCTGGATTACTGAAAAGCTCGATTTGCATTCATTTAATCTTTATTTCGGATTATTTATTATTTTTGTTTCCTTTGTTTTACTGGTAAAGGATAAATTGAAGCCTATTCCTTTTCGGAAAGATAAGGGAGTTGTCCGTCAATTTACCGATAACATTGGGAGAAACTTCGAATATGGTTTTAGCCCGATAATAGCGGTTCTCATTTCCTTTGTAGTTGGATTTTTATCGGGGATTTTTGGAATAGGCGGCGGCTCTTTGATGGTACCAACGATGATTATTCTTTTCTTTTTCCCACCGCATGTAGCTGTAGCCACATCTATGTTCATGATTTTACCGACAGCTATCTTAAGTTCGATTACTCATATTGCTTTAGGTAATGTGAATTGGCTGTATGCATTAGCATTAGTACCTGGTGCTTGGATGGGAGCAAAAGTAGGAGTATTATTAAATACAAAGCTAAAAAGCAAAACGATTGTCTGGATAATCAGAATAATCCTTATTATTGTCGGTATACGATTAATCTATCAAGGGATAGGGTAA
- a CDS encoding bifunctional UDP-sugar hydrolase/5'-nucleotidase: METIHIFHTNDLHSHLEHWPRIQHFLNQQREQLKKKGEEVFLFDIGDFLDRWHPYTEATRGKGNVSLLNECQYTAVTIGNNEGINLPFEDLNQLYDEAKFDVILANLYVNQDYPSWAKPYEIYRTSRGTKIGVLGLTAPFTHLYELLGWRMTDPIEELSNWIQPLKKEADIIILLSHLGFNEDERIAEEFPDIDVILGAHTHHVLERGKEINQVLLGAAGKHGNFVGHVTLHLEEKKKLSQKEANLYDFNELPAVLNEQEKIASFLKEGQGMLSEKVTFITEPLQSDPFRETNFVRLLCEALREWCGTDCAVVNAGLLLAPLSGEVTEYDLLSICPHPINPCVIELTGKELTSILEQTKDEALHHKQIKGLGFRGTVLGIFVYDQIITKGKTIFVAGKELELDQTYTLALPDMFTFGHFFKNILPNKEKKYFLPEFLRDILKWKLSGSHS, from the coding sequence ATGGAAACGATACATATTTTTCATACCAATGATTTACACAGCCACCTCGAGCATTGGCCGCGCATTCAACATTTCTTGAACCAACAGAGAGAGCAACTCAAGAAAAAGGGAGAAGAAGTTTTCTTATTTGATATTGGCGACTTTCTTGATCGTTGGCACCCTTATACGGAGGCAACTAGAGGCAAGGGGAATGTCTCTCTTTTAAATGAGTGTCAATATACGGCTGTCACGATTGGTAATAATGAGGGGATTAATCTCCCATTCGAGGATTTAAACCAGCTATATGATGAAGCTAAGTTTGACGTCATATTAGCCAATCTTTATGTAAATCAAGACTATCCTTCTTGGGCAAAGCCTTATGAGATTTACAGGACAAGTAGGGGAACTAAGATTGGGGTCCTAGGATTAACCGCTCCATTTACCCATCTCTACGAACTGCTTGGCTGGAGAATGACTGACCCAATTGAAGAACTGAGCAACTGGATACAGCCTTTAAAAAAAGAAGCGGACATCATCATTCTACTTTCCCACCTTGGCTTTAATGAGGATGAACGCATTGCGGAAGAATTTCCAGATATTGATGTGATTCTAGGTGCCCATACCCATCATGTTCTGGAGAGAGGAAAGGAAATCAACCAAGTTCTTCTTGGGGCAGCCGGAAAGCATGGGAACTTCGTTGGTCATGTAACTCTTCATTTGGAAGAGAAAAAGAAACTTTCCCAAAAAGAAGCAAACCTCTATGATTTTAACGAGCTACCGGCTGTCTTAAATGAACAAGAGAAAATTGCCTCCTTTTTAAAAGAGGGGCAGGGCATGTTAAGCGAAAAAGTCACGTTCATTACCGAGCCTTTACAAAGTGATCCCTTCCGTGAAACCAATTTCGTACGATTGCTTTGTGAAGCGTTAAGGGAATGGTGCGGGACAGATTGTGCCGTCGTGAATGCAGGGCTCCTTCTGGCTCCTTTATCGGGGGAAGTCACTGAGTACGATTTGCTCTCTATTTGTCCACATCCCATAAATCCGTGTGTCATTGAATTAACAGGGAAAGAATTAACGTCTATTCTCGAGCAAACAAAGGATGAAGCCTTGCATCATAAACAAATAAAGGGACTAGGCTTCAGAGGTACTGTGCTAGGCATTTTCGTCTATGACCAAATTATCACCAAAGGTAAAACAATCTTTGTTGCAGGTAAGGAATTGGAGCTTGATCAGACCTACACCCTCGCACTTCCTGATATGTTTACCTTTGGTCACTTTTTCAAAAACATCCTTCCGAATAAAGAAAAGAAGTATTTCTTGCCTGAGTTTTTACGGGATATATTAAAGTGGAAGCTTTCAGGTTCCCATTCATAA
- a CDS encoding DUF1805 domain-containing protein, which translates to MIDLSPIEINGHTFLAVSVLLPKTTLLAVTSDKGYIMCGALDVSLLNEKLKDRKIIAGRAVGVRTIDQLLNAPLESVTLEAEELGIHQGMIGKDALLKMV; encoded by the coding sequence TTGATTGATCTTTCGCCAATTGAAATAAACGGCCATACCTTCCTGGCTGTTTCCGTATTACTTCCAAAAACAACTTTGCTTGCTGTGACAAGCGATAAAGGATATATTATGTGCGGTGCCTTAGATGTGAGCTTATTAAATGAGAAGTTAAAGGATCGTAAAATCATTGCCGGTCGTGCAGTCGGTGTGAGAACGATTGACCAGCTACTAAATGCTCCGCTAGAATCTGTCACATTAGAAGCAGAAGAATTAGGTATTCACCAAGGGATGATAGGTAAAGATGCCTTGTTGAAGATGGTTTAA
- the yunB gene encoding sporulation protein YunB, with protein MRKLRRHLPKRGPLPFRYVMLLTFVFFLFSTATGLWLVNKGIEPTLMRYAESETRNIASLVINRAITKRTTNVGDNNEVIKIVPGSNGKGQNAQLNTDLINRVLAETTAQIQKNLKTAKRGEIALLETDVEIETENTEKEDGIVWYVPLGQSTNISLLGNIGPKIPVKFHAIGEVEPDVHIQTKEMGINNTWVEVSVDIQVSVQIITPFATKITKLKQSIPVGGSLVEGEVPQFYNGGGGSITPSIQIPDKNTDTKTKSETKKSGK; from the coding sequence TTGAGAAAATTACGCCGGCATCTTCCTAAACGTGGACCGCTGCCTTTCCGATATGTTATGCTACTGACCTTTGTTTTTTTTCTGTTTTCCACTGCTACTGGCTTATGGCTGGTTAATAAAGGGATCGAGCCCACCTTAATGAGGTATGCTGAATCAGAAACGCGTAATATTGCGTCGCTTGTCATCAACAGGGCAATTACAAAACGGACGACAAATGTGGGAGACAATAATGAAGTAATAAAAATTGTGCCAGGCAGCAATGGAAAAGGGCAAAATGCGCAGTTGAATACAGATTTAATTAATCGGGTATTAGCTGAAACCACCGCACAAATTCAAAAGAATTTAAAAACAGCCAAACGAGGCGAAATCGCCTTATTAGAGACGGACGTAGAAATTGAAACAGAAAATACGGAAAAAGAAGATGGAATTGTTTGGTACGTACCATTAGGGCAATCCACAAATATTTCATTGTTAGGGAATATTGGACCAAAGATACCAGTCAAATTCCATGCTATTGGTGAAGTGGAACCGGATGTCCATATCCAAACAAAAGAAATGGGAATTAATAATACTTGGGTGGAGGTTTCTGTGGATATACAGGTCTCCGTTCAAATTATTACCCCGTTTGCAACGAAAATTACTAAATTAAAACAAAGCATTCCTGTAGGGGGGTCCTTGGTGGAAGGAGAGGTTCCCCAATTTTACAATGGAGGCGGAGGAAGCATCACACCATCTATTCAAATACCAGACAAGAACACCGACACCAAAACCAAATCCGAAACGAAAAAGTCCGGAAAGTAG
- a CDS encoding M23 family metallopeptidase, whose amino-acid sequence MRAVLIIGTFLLFFTSSFAVRNAHAEEPDPYKERMKLYKKVETVTQIPWYYLAAIDQYERSIRQVRKDLPKPNSVIGIYFRPEEWAGLTNPNLEEENPAVIQFFNGMGVDANGDGKASLKSDEDVLYAFAHYLLSYGVDPDNIKIGLWNYYHRDKTVGIIAGKAKIYRHFGRLNLDTQVFPVPIRSNHSYRSTWGDARGWGGRRIHEGTDIFAGYGVPVRATNYGIIEMKGWNKFGGWRIGIRDINNTYHYFAHLSGFAKDLKVGQIVEPGMVIGGVGSSGYGPPGTSGKFPPHLHYGMYKDNGITEWSFDPYPHLAKWKRLERMSIRKK is encoded by the coding sequence TTGCGGGCTGTTCTGATTATTGGAACTTTCCTTTTATTCTTCACCTCTTCTTTTGCTGTAAGGAATGCACATGCGGAGGAACCCGATCCATATAAGGAAAGAATGAAATTATATAAAAAAGTTGAAACGGTCACACAAATTCCGTGGTATTATTTAGCAGCCATTGATCAATACGAAAGAAGCATCCGTCAGGTCCGCAAAGACTTGCCTAAACCAAATAGTGTAATTGGAATCTACTTTCGTCCTGAAGAGTGGGCGGGTCTGACCAATCCGAACTTGGAAGAAGAAAACCCTGCTGTCATCCAGTTTTTCAACGGAATGGGTGTGGATGCAAATGGGGATGGAAAAGCAAGCCTTAAAAGCGATGAGGATGTTTTATATGCATTTGCCCATTATCTTCTTTCTTACGGTGTCGACCCTGATAATATAAAGATTGGGCTTTGGAATTACTACCATCGTGATAAAACGGTCGGAATTATTGCTGGTAAGGCAAAAATTTATCGCCATTTCGGACGGCTCAATTTAGATACTCAAGTATTCCCTGTGCCTATTCGTAGTAATCATAGCTATAGAAGTACTTGGGGAGATGCACGAGGTTGGGGCGGGAGAAGAATACACGAAGGTACGGATATTTTTGCAGGCTATGGCGTTCCTGTTCGAGCTACCAACTATGGCATTATTGAAATGAAAGGCTGGAATAAGTTTGGTGGATGGAGAATCGGTATTCGTGATATTAATAATACGTATCATTACTTTGCCCATCTAAGCGGGTTTGCTAAGGACTTAAAAGTTGGTCAGATTGTAGAGCCAGGAATGGTCATTGGTGGTGTTGGAAGCTCTGGATACGGTCCTCCAGGAACTTCAGGAAAATTCCCTCCTCACTTGCACTATGGTATGTACAAAGACAATGGAATAACCGAATGGTCATTTGACCCTTATCCACATTTAGCTAAATGGAAACGTCTGGAACGGATGAGTATACGAAAAAAGTAG
- the lipA gene encoding lipoyl synthase has protein sequence MSKKEEILRKPDWLKIKLNTNESYTGLKKMMREKNLHTVCEEARCPNIHECWAVRRTATFMILGDTCTRACRFCAVKTGLPTELDLQEPERVADSVQLMNLKHVVVTAVARDDLKDGGAAVFAETVRAIRRKNPFTSIEVLPSDMGGKEENLQLLMDAKPDILNHNIETVRRLTPRVRARAKYDRSLEFLRRAKEMQPSIPTKSSLMIGIGETKEEILEVMDDLRANHVDIMTIGQYLQPTKSHLKVEKYYSPDEFKELQQIAMSKGFSHCEAGPLVRSSYHADEQVNAAAKHKHLLGEKEAQEA, from the coding sequence ATGAGTAAAAAAGAAGAAATTCTACGAAAGCCTGACTGGCTAAAAATAAAGCTAAATACCAATGAGTCATACACAGGGTTAAAGAAAATGATGCGTGAAAAAAATCTTCATACAGTTTGTGAAGAGGCCCGCTGCCCTAATATACACGAATGCTGGGCAGTAAGACGTACAGCAACCTTTATGATTCTTGGTGATACATGTACGCGTGCGTGCCGTTTCTGTGCGGTTAAAACGGGTTTACCAACTGAATTAGATTTACAAGAGCCTGAAAGAGTGGCGGACTCCGTTCAATTAATGAACTTAAAGCATGTGGTAGTTACAGCCGTTGCACGTGATGATTTAAAAGACGGCGGGGCCGCTGTTTTTGCTGAAACGGTTCGTGCCATTCGTCGTAAAAATCCATTTACCAGTATTGAAGTGCTTCCTTCTGATATGGGTGGGAAAGAAGAAAATCTACAGCTATTAATGGATGCGAAACCGGATATCCTTAATCATAATATTGAAACCGTTAGACGCTTAACACCAAGAGTGAGAGCTCGCGCTAAATACGATCGCTCTCTCGAGTTCCTCCGTCGTGCGAAAGAAATGCAGCCAAGCATTCCAACAAAATCAAGTTTAATGATTGGTATCGGAGAAACGAAAGAAGAAATCTTGGAAGTAATGGATGACTTAAGAGCGAATCATGTAGATATTATGACGATAGGTCAGTATTTACAGCCGACGAAAAGTCATCTAAAGGTTGAGAAATATTATAGCCCTGATGAATTTAAGGAATTACAACAGATCGCAATGAGCAAGGGATTTAGCCATTGTGAAGCAGGCCCACTTGTCCGTTCATCATATCATGCGGATGAACAAGTAAATGCAGCAGCGAAACATAAACACTTACTTGGTGAAAAAGAAGCCCAGGAAGCATAA
- a CDS encoding YhcN/YlaJ family sporulation lipoprotein, whose product MMKKFIIIAGLCTITALTGCSKDMGNRDVYEESGNTINVNNKRHELYNEGASRGVRNVSDNYGFVRHQKSPIMNDNTANDGYTALDREQLANIISKYSVNVPNVNDAATLVTDQEVLIAYTTDSKDRNMTADQVKKTAFSVVPRYYHVYVTDNKTLMRDVENLANLDSTSRNARHAVTELITQMKKSPQGMRLSDSENENGETQDDMDIKRINMHKR is encoded by the coding sequence ATGATGAAAAAATTTATCATAATCGCTGGATTATGTACCATAACAGCATTAACTGGATGCTCAAAGGATATGGGAAATCGTGATGTATATGAAGAAAGCGGTAATACCATTAATGTGAATAACAAAAGACACGAACTTTACAATGAAGGTGCAAGCCGTGGCGTACGTAACGTTAGCGACAATTATGGTTTTGTTCGCCACCAAAAGAGCCCAATAATGAATGATAATACGGCCAATGACGGCTATACAGCCTTAGACCGCGAACAGCTTGCCAATATTATTAGTAAATATAGTGTCAATGTTCCTAACGTGAATGACGCAGCCACACTTGTTACTGATCAGGAAGTGTTGATTGCTTATACTACCGATTCAAAAGATCGTAATATGACGGCTGATCAGGTGAAGAAAACCGCTTTTTCAGTCGTACCAAGGTACTATCACGTCTATGTAACAGATAATAAAACGCTAATGCGCGATGTAGAGAATTTAGCTAATCTTGACTCTACAAGCCGTAATGCGCGTCATGCCGTTACAGAACTAATCACACAAATGAAAAAATCCCCTCAGGGTATGCGCTTGAGTGATAGCGAAAACGAAAACGGTGAAACACAAGATGATATGGATATCAAAAGGATTAATATGCATAAGCGTTAG
- a CDS encoding YutD family protein, with protein MIVINNISYEILQEYRDGYNEEAFKSRYSDILSRYDYIVGDWGYGQLRLKGFFDDQNQKATFDTKISTLSEYLYEYCNFGCAYFVLKKVKK; from the coding sequence ATGATCGTAATAAACAATATCTCTTATGAAATTCTCCAGGAATATCGGGATGGGTATAATGAAGAGGCTTTTAAATCAAGGTATAGCGATATTTTATCTAGGTATGATTATATTGTAGGGGATTGGGGATACGGACAGCTGCGCCTGAAAGGGTTCTTTGATGACCAAAACCAAAAAGCTACTTTTGATACAAAAATTAGCACATTAAGTGAGTACCTTTATGAATATTGCAACTTTGGCTGTGCATACTTTGTATTGAAAAAAGTGAAAAAATAA
- a CDS encoding cytosolic protein — protein MADKDSEQYHDFSNVEAQRNFLTVEDLPEGPYGSPRGKNDPVENKSTPWEKEQRYYSAFNYEYKSLHEDLPRQMDGAHPPHDDPETDKQAPYNE, from the coding sequence ATGGCAGATAAAGATTCTGAGCAGTATCATGATTTCTCGAATGTGGAAGCTCAAAGGAACTTCTTAACGGTAGAGGATCTTCCAGAGGGACCATACGGATCTCCGAGGGGTAAAAATGATCCAGTTGAGAATAAAAGCACCCCTTGGGAAAAAGAACAGCGCTACTATAGTGCATTTAATTATGAATATAAATCACTTCATGAAGATTTGCCTAGACAGATGGACGGGGCACACCCGCCACATGATGACCCTGAAACAGACAAACAGGCTCCCTATAATGAATAA
- a CDS encoding DUF3055 domain-containing protein — MKERFFLYDDTENTKTRFVSFVGDNQRFDLAIVQSDRHYGKHLVLDMQGNRFAIIGLDDLQEEGYLEYAFQLSEDDAEELRGFLMELI; from the coding sequence ATGAAAGAACGCTTTTTCCTATACGATGATACAGAAAATACGAAAACAAGATTTGTTAGCTTTGTTGGAGATAACCAGCGATTTGATTTAGCTATTGTCCAAAGTGATCGTCATTACGGAAAGCATTTGGTACTTGATATGCAAGGAAACCGCTTTGCTATTATTGGATTGGATGATTTACAAGAAGAGGGTTATTTAGAATATGCTTTTCAGTTAAGTGAAGATGATGCCGAGGAATTACGCGGCTTTTTGATGGAGTTAATTTAA
- a CDS encoding EAL domain-containing protein — protein sequence MVKKTRMMSDYATIYVNHVCWLLRGMNLMVRRYKEKVKSVLKWGKIVLPLSTMRFYPPQFILRNPVLEGVKAAFQEGHEVAVVVFHLNDMNELSEQLGQSQSHQFIKHTKKFFRSAVEKEIDKQDVITLDDFYGDGLTLYIKVDYTRHSLSEIDLGMRKIVYIVEHSLQKAYPYLQPVFKTGYMFVEKKHLSIQDAIGRAQRQAIAMAEKRVKSEFNEMVYLMKRIISKKDIKLLAQPIIDVATKEVRAWEMLTRGPTGSVLESPLPLFSVARQTGLLYDLEMIVIEKVLEQIKAAKCRKDIFVNCTPLTLGNIRFTRDLKNLMQQYKDIPPRQITIEVTENDSIEGLKNFIYNIKMLRLLGYKIAMDDTGAGYSSLSIISDIMPDIIKIDRSVIQNIDKNSIKESMLKGLMLVAREAGSLVVAEGIENENEASVLTRNNVDLAQGYFYARPTALVSAIAT from the coding sequence ATGGTTAAAAAAACACGAATGATGTCAGATTATGCTACAATATACGTAAATCATGTATGTTGGCTTCTGAGAGGGATGAATTTAATGGTCCGTCGGTACAAAGAAAAGGTCAAAAGTGTATTGAAATGGGGAAAGATTGTCTTACCTCTTTCAACCATGCGCTTTTATCCTCCCCAATTTATATTAAGAAATCCTGTGTTAGAAGGGGTAAAAGCTGCTTTTCAAGAAGGACACGAAGTAGCTGTTGTTGTCTTTCATTTAAATGATATGAATGAATTGTCAGAGCAGTTAGGACAATCCCAAAGCCATCAATTTATCAAACATACAAAAAAATTCTTTCGCTCTGCTGTGGAGAAAGAAATAGACAAGCAAGATGTGATTACCCTTGATGATTTTTACGGTGATGGACTAACGTTATACATAAAAGTAGATTATACACGACATTCTCTCTCTGAGATTGACTTAGGGATGAGAAAAATTGTTTATATTGTGGAGCATAGCCTTCAAAAGGCTTATCCCTACCTCCAGCCTGTATTTAAGACTGGATATATGTTTGTAGAAAAGAAGCATTTGTCCATTCAGGATGCAATTGGAAGAGCTCAAAGGCAGGCTATTGCAATGGCTGAAAAACGTGTAAAATCTGAATTTAATGAAATGGTCTACTTAATGAAAAGGATTATTTCCAAAAAAGATATAAAATTATTAGCACAACCAATCATAGACGTGGCTACGAAAGAAGTACGCGCGTGGGAGATGCTGACGCGTGGTCCAACAGGGTCGGTTCTCGAAAGCCCTTTACCGTTGTTTTCGGTAGCAAGGCAAACAGGCTTGCTATATGACTTAGAAATGATTGTGATTGAAAAGGTGCTTGAACAAATAAAAGCTGCCAAGTGCAGGAAAGATATATTTGTGAATTGTACGCCGCTCACGCTTGGAAATATCCGATTTACCCGCGATCTAAAAAATTTAATGCAGCAATATAAGGATATACCACCTCGACAGATTACCATTGAGGTAACGGAAAACGATTCGATTGAAGGACTAAAAAACTTTATCTATAATATAAAAATGCTGCGCTTACTGGGCTATAAAATTGCCATGGATGATACAGGCGCTGGGTATTCTAGCTTGAGTATTATTAGTGACATCATGCCAGATATTATTAAAATTGATCGTTCAGTTATTCAAAATATAGATAAAAATTCTATTAAGGAATCCATGTTAAAAGGGCTGATGCTAGTAGCTAGGGAAGCGGGCTCCCTAGTTGTTGCAGAAGGAATCGAAAATGAAAACGAGGCATCTGTACTCACAAGAAACAATGTGGACTTGGCACAAGGGTATTTTTATGCACGACCTACAGCGTTGGTATCAGCTATTGCAACCTAG
- a CDS encoding DUF86 domain-containing protein, which yields MYFVDREKIEATLIYLEELIHLFSQQKNWSSSLEKAALERLNHMMIESVLDVGNAMIDGFIMRDPGSYEDIIDILVDEKVITAETGESLKILIHYRKKLVQDYISIDHLELNNQFSAYLHELVTFAANVREYLANELGPVSAFKN from the coding sequence ATGTATTTTGTAGACAGGGAAAAAATAGAAGCAACATTAATTTACTTAGAAGAATTAATTCACCTCTTTTCGCAGCAAAAAAATTGGTCATCATCCCTGGAAAAAGCGGCTTTAGAACGGTTAAATCACATGATGATTGAGTCTGTTTTAGATGTCGGAAATGCAATGATTGACGGCTTTATCATGCGTGATCCAGGAAGCTATGAAGACATTATCGATATCTTAGTCGATGAAAAAGTCATTACGGCTGAAACAGGAGAAAGTTTAAAAATTCTTATTCACTATCGTAAAAAACTTGTACAGGACTATATTAGTATCGATCATCTAGAACTAAACAATCAGTTTTCAGCTTATCTTCATGAGTTGGTCACTTTCGCGGCAAATGTTCGGGAGTATTTGGCCAATGAACTAGGGCCTGTTTCTGCATTTAAAAACTAA
- a CDS encoding TIGR01457 family HAD-type hydrolase, which translates to MKKYKGYLIDLDGTMYKGSERIEAASDFVKNLRDNGIPYLFVTNNSSRTPAQVAEKLVSFDIPAEEKMVFTTSQATANFIYEQKKDATVYVIGEEGIQTAIEEKGFSFAGEEADFVVVGIDREITYEKLAVACLAVRNGARFISTNGDIAIPTERGLLPGNGSLTSVISVSTQTKPIFIGKPESIIMEQALKVLGTAKEETLMVGDYYDTDILAGMNAGMDTLLVHTGVTTKQLLTGYDRQPTFVVDTLDQWKL; encoded by the coding sequence ATGAAAAAGTATAAAGGCTATTTAATTGATTTAGATGGAACGATGTATAAGGGATCTGAGCGGATTGAAGCTGCCTCTGATTTTGTGAAAAATCTCCGAGACAACGGAATCCCGTATCTGTTTGTCACGAATAATTCATCAAGGACGCCTGCACAGGTGGCTGAGAAACTGGTTAGTTTTGATATTCCAGCCGAAGAAAAAATGGTCTTTACTACGAGTCAGGCAACCGCAAATTTCATTTATGAACAAAAAAAGGATGCAACTGTATATGTTATTGGTGAAGAGGGGATACAGACAGCTATTGAAGAAAAAGGTTTTTCATTTGCTGGTGAAGAGGCTGATTTTGTCGTTGTGGGCATAGACCGTGAAATCACCTATGAAAAATTAGCTGTTGCTTGTTTAGCGGTACGAAACGGGGCTAGATTTATCTCAACTAATGGAGATATAGCAATCCCAACTGAAAGAGGGCTATTACCGGGGAATGGTTCACTAACATCTGTTATTTCCGTTTCTACCCAGACCAAACCAATCTTTATTGGCAAACCTGAGTCGATTATTATGGAACAAGCGTTAAAGGTTTTAGGAACAGCTAAAGAAGAAACATTGATGGTTGGAGACTATTATGATACAGATATATTAGCAGGAATGAATGCAGGGATGGATACCTTACTAGTCCATACAGGAGTCACCACAAAACAATTGCTCACCGGCTATGACCGCCAGCCAACCTTTGTTGTTGATACCCTAGACCAATGGAAACTATAA
- a CDS encoding phosphatidylglycerophosphatase A — MADHKKVDLTEETARRWLKERGVEVQDMADLVFFLQEKYHKNLKMEDCIANVERVLSKREVQNAIITGIQLDMLAEKGMLEEPLQSIIGSDESLYGVDEILAFSIVNVYGSIGFTNYGYIDKLKPGILAHLNDKSTGECHTFLDDIVGAIAAAASSRLAHRAARQEEEREKEK; from the coding sequence ATGGCAGACCACAAAAAAGTAGATCTCACTGAAGAAACAGCTCGCAGATGGCTAAAAGAAAGAGGCGTTGAAGTTCAGGATATGGCTGATTTAGTCTTCTTTTTGCAGGAAAAGTACCATAAAAACCTCAAAATGGAAGACTGTATAGCAAACGTGGAACGTGTTCTTTCTAAACGTGAAGTACAAAATGCCATAATCACAGGAATACAGCTTGATATGCTTGCAGAAAAAGGGATGTTAGAGGAGCCTCTTCAATCGATCATTGGATCCGACGAAAGTCTTTATGGGGTGGATGAAATCCTGGCGTTTTCTATTGTGAATGTATACGGGTCCATCGGTTTTACAAACTACGGATACATCGACAAATTAAAGCCCGGGATTTTAGCGCACTTAAATGATAAATCCACTGGTGAATGCCATACATTCTTAGATGATATCGTCGGCGCCATCGCCGCCGCTGCCTCAAGCCGACTGGCACACCGCGCCGCACGACAAGAGGAAGAAAGAGAAAAAGAGAAATAA